One stretch of Streptomyces agglomeratus DNA includes these proteins:
- a CDS encoding Bug family tripartite tricarboxylate transporter substrate binding protein, whose amino-acid sequence MRMRTPLALLGAALLVLVGPPLLTTGSGADTGTQIPGLRFMVPNTPGGGYDITARTAAKNAEDAGLTHNIEVFNLPGAGGTVGLTRLVGEHGNGKLAMSMGLGVVGAVHTNKSPRTLGDTTPIARLTEEQDIVVVGKDSPYKTIDDLVAAWKKDPAELPVGGGSSPGGPDHLAPMLMAKAAGIEPKSVNYIPFDGGGELLASILGDKVAFGVSGVGEYLDQIESGELRLLAVTGPERVKGLDAPTLRESGLDTDFTNWRGIVAPPGLTDAERDKLVTLVEKLHDSPEWQESMKKNGWDDAFLTGEKFGDFLDEQDKRVDSVLKELGL is encoded by the coding sequence GTGCGCATGCGTACTCCCCTCGCCCTGCTCGGGGCGGCACTGCTCGTACTGGTGGGGCCGCCGCTGCTCACCACAGGCAGCGGCGCCGACACCGGCACGCAGATCCCCGGCCTGCGCTTCATGGTTCCCAACACACCCGGCGGCGGTTACGACATCACGGCCCGTACGGCCGCGAAGAACGCCGAGGACGCCGGGCTCACCCACAACATCGAGGTGTTCAACCTGCCGGGTGCCGGCGGCACCGTCGGCCTCACCCGCCTCGTCGGCGAACACGGCAACGGCAAGCTCGCCATGTCGATGGGCCTCGGCGTCGTCGGCGCCGTACACACCAACAAGTCGCCCAGGACACTGGGCGACACGACGCCGATCGCCCGGCTCACCGAAGAGCAGGACATCGTCGTCGTCGGCAAGGACTCCCCGTACAAGACCATCGACGACCTCGTCGCCGCCTGGAAGAAGGACCCCGCCGAACTTCCCGTCGGCGGCGGCTCCTCGCCCGGCGGGCCCGACCACCTCGCCCCTATGCTGATGGCGAAGGCCGCGGGCATCGAGCCGAAGTCGGTCAACTACATCCCGTTCGACGGCGGCGGCGAACTGCTCGCCTCCATCCTCGGCGACAAGGTCGCCTTCGGCGTGTCGGGCGTCGGCGAGTACCTCGACCAGATCGAGTCGGGCGAGCTGCGGCTGCTCGCCGTCACCGGACCCGAGCGCGTGAAGGGCCTCGACGCCCCCACCCTGCGCGAGTCGGGACTCGACACCGACTTCACCAACTGGCGCGGCATCGTGGCGCCGCCCGGACTCACCGACGCCGAGCGCGACAAGCTCGTCACGCTCGTCGAGAAGCTGCACGACTCGCCCGAATGGCAGGAGTCGATGAAGAAGAACGGCTGGGACGACGCGTTCCTGACCGGTGAGAAGTTCGGCGACTTCCTCGACGAGCAGGACAAGCGCGTGGACTCGGTGCTGAAGGAGCTGGGGCTGTGA
- a CDS encoding tripartite tricarboxylate transporter TctB family protein: MTTGTETPAAARTPRSWLREHSEIGVGVLLLLLGILVLTDALTMDVDLTQRGPVGPKTVPVVVGIALLLVAVLLTADVLRGGRGEAEGGEDIDLSDPSDWRTVLLLAGVFLGNAVLIDPLGFPISGALLFWGSAYALGSRHYDRDPLIAAGLSLVTYFVFDNLLGVPLPGGPLMEVL; this comes from the coding sequence GTGACCACCGGAACCGAAACCCCGGCCGCGGCCCGCACCCCCCGGTCCTGGCTGCGCGAACACTCCGAGATCGGCGTCGGCGTGCTGCTGTTGCTGCTCGGCATTCTCGTCCTCACCGACGCCCTCACCATGGATGTCGACCTCACCCAGCGCGGCCCCGTCGGCCCGAAGACCGTCCCGGTGGTCGTCGGCATCGCCCTGCTGCTCGTCGCCGTACTCCTCACCGCCGACGTCCTGCGCGGCGGCCGCGGCGAGGCCGAGGGCGGCGAGGACATCGACCTCAGCGACCCCAGCGACTGGCGTACGGTCCTGCTCCTCGCCGGGGTCTTCCTCGGCAACGCCGTGCTCATCGACCCGCTCGGCTTCCCCATCTCCGGGGCCCTGCTCTTCTGGGGATCGGCGTACGCGCTGGGCAGCCGCCACTACGACCGCGACCCGCTCATCGCCGCCGGCCTGTCCCTCGTCACGTACTTCGTCTTCGACAACCTGCTCGGAGTCCCGCTCCCCGGTGGCCCCCTGATGGAGGTGCTCTGA
- a CDS encoding tripartite tricarboxylate transporter permease encodes MDSLNSLLDGFGTALTPVNLLWAAIGVLLGTAIGVLPGIGPAMAVALLLPVTYGLEPTGAFIMFAGIYYGAMFGGSTTSILLNTPGESAAVVAAIEGNPMAKAGRGAQALAAAAIGHFAGGMIGTILLVALAPAVASLAVDIGAPDYFAIMVLAFIAVTSVLGSSRVRGAASLLIGLTIGLVGLDGMTGQQRLTFGSLQLADGVDVVIVAVGLFAIGEALWVAAHLRRAVAEPIPVGRPWLGRADVKRTWKSWLRGPVIGFPFGAIPAGGAEIPTFLSYVTEKRLSKHKEEFGKGAIEGVAGPESAASASAAGTLVSMLTLGLPTTAVAAVMLAAFQQYGIQPGPLLFEREPDLVWGLIASLFVGMVLLLLLNLPLAPLWAKLLRIPRPYLYAGILFFAAVGAYAVGGEALDLVILLVIGLIGFGMRRYGLPVLPAVIGVILGPAAEQQLRRALQISDGSATGLVDTPFSVTVYAVIVVLLAWPLLKKAVTRRRRNVSA; translated from the coding sequence ATGGACTCCCTCAACTCCCTTCTCGACGGCTTCGGCACGGCCCTCACACCCGTCAACCTGCTCTGGGCCGCGATAGGCGTCCTGCTCGGCACGGCCATCGGCGTACTGCCGGGAATCGGCCCGGCGATGGCCGTGGCCCTGCTGCTTCCGGTGACGTACGGTCTCGAACCCACCGGCGCCTTCATCATGTTCGCGGGCATCTACTACGGCGCGATGTTCGGTGGCTCCACGACCTCGATCCTGCTCAACACCCCGGGCGAGAGCGCGGCGGTGGTCGCCGCCATCGAAGGCAACCCGATGGCGAAGGCCGGACGCGGCGCCCAGGCGCTCGCGGCCGCCGCCATCGGCCACTTCGCGGGCGGCATGATCGGCACGATCCTGCTCGTCGCCCTCGCCCCGGCCGTCGCCTCGCTGGCGGTGGACATCGGCGCGCCCGACTACTTCGCCATCATGGTGCTGGCCTTCATCGCCGTGACGTCCGTACTCGGCTCGTCCCGCGTCCGGGGCGCGGCGTCGCTGCTCATCGGCCTCACCATCGGCCTGGTCGGCCTCGACGGGATGACCGGCCAGCAGCGCCTGACCTTCGGCTCGCTCCAGCTCGCCGACGGCGTCGACGTGGTGATCGTCGCGGTCGGACTCTTCGCGATCGGCGAGGCCCTGTGGGTCGCCGCCCACCTGCGGCGCGCGGTGGCCGAGCCGATTCCGGTCGGTCGCCCCTGGCTCGGCAGGGCCGACGTGAAGCGCACCTGGAAGTCCTGGCTGCGCGGACCGGTCATCGGCTTCCCCTTCGGTGCCATCCCGGCCGGCGGCGCGGAGATCCCGACGTTCCTCTCGTACGTCACCGAGAAGCGCCTCTCGAAGCACAAGGAGGAGTTCGGCAAGGGCGCGATCGAGGGCGTGGCGGGACCGGAGTCGGCGGCCTCCGCCTCGGCGGCCGGCACCCTCGTATCGATGCTGACGCTGGGCCTGCCGACAACGGCCGTCGCCGCCGTCATGCTGGCCGCCTTCCAGCAGTACGGCATTCAGCCGGGACCACTGCTCTTCGAACGCGAACCCGACCTCGTCTGGGGCCTGATCGCCTCACTCTTCGTCGGCATGGTGCTGCTGCTCCTGCTCAACCTGCCGCTGGCGCCACTGTGGGCGAAGCTGCTGCGCATCCCGCGCCCGTACCTCTACGCGGGAATCCTCTTCTTCGCCGCGGTCGGCGCGTACGCGGTGGGCGGCGAGGCGCTCGACCTGGTGATCCTGCTGGTCATCGGGCTGATCGGGTTCGGCATGCGGCGGTACGGGCTGCCGGTGCTGCCGGCCGTGATCGGCGTCATCCTCGGCCCGGCCGCCGAACAACAGCTGCGCAGGGCGCTCCAGATCAGCGACGGCAGCGCGACCGGCCTGGTCGACACGCCCTTCTCGGTGACGGTCTACGCCGTGATCGTCGTCCTGCTGGCCTGGCCCTTGCTGAAGAAGGCGGTTACGCGACGCCGTCGTAACGTGTCGGCATGA
- a CDS encoding GNAT family N-acetyltransferase produces the protein MTDDTIRPATSADVPRVKAVTDAAYHHYIERIGVVPVPMEADHAANVAAGRVFVTGDPVVGVLVLVPHEDHLYLDSVAVHPDAQGTGTGRRLLAFVETYARSLGLNEVRLMTNAKMWENRRMYDRYGYEQVERRVEGEYDRFHYRKRLPA, from the coding sequence ATGACCGACGACACGATCCGCCCCGCCACCTCCGCCGACGTACCGAGGGTGAAGGCCGTGACCGACGCGGCCTATCACCACTACATCGAGCGAATCGGTGTCGTGCCGGTCCCGATGGAGGCCGATCACGCGGCGAACGTCGCGGCGGGGCGGGTGTTCGTGACGGGCGACCCGGTCGTGGGTGTCCTGGTCCTCGTCCCGCACGAGGACCACCTCTACCTGGACTCCGTCGCGGTCCACCCCGACGCCCAGGGCACCGGGACGGGCCGGCGGCTGCTGGCCTTCGTCGAGACGTACGCCCGCTCGCTCGGCCTGAACGAGGTGCGGCTGATGACGAACGCGAAGATGTGGGAGAACCGGCGGATGTACGACCGCTACGGATACGAGCAGGTGGAGCGGCGGGTGGAGGGCGAGTACGACCGCTTCCACTACCGCAAGCGGCTGCCGGCGTGA
- a CDS encoding DUF402 domain-containing protein: MSARSGETGGEFAGSTGNAGREVEVALVKAGRTKIRYPASVVSDDGTHLVVSAPWAAPGVRDFGFVRFEPGDVFTEHYWRDRWYAVKEVRAGDGALKGWYCDVTRPAVVAGGRVEVEDLDLDLWVSADGATVLRLDEDEFAASGLADRDPEAAAEAVRSLYRLELRARGAGFQGLLYH; the protein is encoded by the coding sequence ATGTCCGCACGTTCGGGTGAGACCGGGGGCGAGTTCGCCGGGAGCACCGGGAACGCCGGGCGGGAAGTCGAGGTCGCCCTGGTCAAGGCGGGCCGTACGAAGATCCGTTACCCGGCCTCCGTCGTCTCCGACGACGGCACGCACCTGGTGGTGAGCGCCCCGTGGGCGGCTCCGGGGGTACGGGACTTCGGCTTCGTACGGTTCGAGCCCGGTGACGTCTTCACGGAGCACTACTGGCGGGACCGGTGGTACGCCGTCAAGGAGGTCAGGGCGGGCGACGGCGCGCTGAAGGGCTGGTACTGCGACGTGACGCGTCCGGCGGTCGTCGCGGGCGGCCGGGTGGAGGTCGAGGACCTGGACCTCGACCTGTGGGTGTCGGCGGACGGTGCCACCGTCCTGCGTCTGGACGAGGACGAGTTCGCGGCGAGCGGCCTGGCGGACCGGGACCCGGAGGCCGCCGCCGAGGCGGTCCGGTCCCTCTACCGGCTGGAACTCCGCGCCCGTGGCGCGGGGTTCCAGGGGCTGCTCTACCACTGA
- a CDS encoding GNAT family N-acetyltransferase encodes MTLIVRDFTPADTDAWVRVRRAALPFMVTTPESVAFERATAHPDKKMRMLVAEEDGELIGTAFAGIAYDSTEPGQAFVTPQIHPGHRTRGAGSLLLRAAEEHLRAEGATAVYAWVVDTPESRAFAEHRGYRPTRPMHFQRLDLANGRLPPRQPLPAGVELHTAADFRDDPRPVFEADAETTADEPSDISTDFTDYEDWISHTWNHPLLDHGLSTVVVADGRVAAFTAAQTDGLTRYWSGMTGTVRAHRGRGFAKLAKNDSLHLARSAGYTDAYTSNDADNLPMLAVNRWFGYEICASEVRHVRTFG; translated from the coding sequence ATGACCCTGATCGTTCGTGACTTCACCCCGGCCGACACCGACGCGTGGGTCCGGGTGCGCCGCGCCGCGCTGCCCTTCATGGTGACGACCCCCGAGTCCGTTGCCTTCGAACGGGCGACCGCGCATCCGGACAAGAAGATGCGCATGCTGGTGGCCGAGGAGGACGGCGAGCTCATCGGCACGGCCTTCGCCGGTATCGCGTACGACAGCACCGAGCCCGGCCAGGCGTTCGTCACGCCGCAGATCCACCCCGGCCACCGCACCCGCGGCGCGGGTTCGCTGCTGCTGCGCGCTGCCGAGGAGCACCTGCGCGCCGAGGGCGCCACGGCCGTCTACGCCTGGGTGGTGGACACACCCGAGTCCCGCGCCTTCGCCGAGCACCGCGGCTACCGGCCGACCCGCCCCATGCACTTCCAGCGCCTGGACCTGGCGAACGGCCGACTGCCCCCGCGGCAGCCGCTTCCCGCCGGCGTGGAACTCCATACGGCGGCCGACTTCCGGGACGACCCGAGGCCGGTGTTCGAGGCCGACGCGGAGACCACCGCCGACGAACCCAGCGACATCAGCACGGACTTCACGGACTACGAGGACTGGATCAGCCACACCTGGAACCATCCGCTCCTCGACCACGGACTGTCCACGGTCGTGGTGGCCGACGGACGGGTCGCGGCGTTCACGGCGGCGCAGACGGACGGCCTCACCCGGTACTGGTCCGGCATGACCGGCACCGTGCGCGCCCACCGGGGCCGCGGCTTCGCGAAGCTGGCCAAGAACGACTCCCTGCACCTGGCCCGCTCGGCCGGCTACACGGACGCGTACACCAGCAACGACGCGGACAACCTGCCCATGCTCGCCGTGAACAGGTGGTTCGGATACGAGATCTGCGCCTCGGAGGTACGTCATGTCCGCACGTTCGGGTGA
- a CDS encoding GntR family transcriptional regulator — MTLKIAIDADSGTAPYEQLRAQISDQAHAGALPVGYKLPTVRALAEDLGLAANTVAKAYRALESDGVIETRGRNGTFVAAAGDAAERQAAAAAQGYAERARRLGLGHEQALAAVEDALRAAYGR, encoded by the coding sequence GTGACCTTGAAGATCGCCATTGACGCGGACTCCGGTACCGCTCCGTACGAACAACTGCGCGCCCAGATCTCGGACCAGGCCCACGCCGGCGCGCTGCCGGTGGGCTACAAACTGCCGACGGTACGCGCCCTCGCGGAGGATCTGGGCCTCGCCGCCAACACCGTCGCGAAGGCGTACCGCGCGCTGGAGAGCGACGGCGTGATCGAGACGCGGGGGCGCAACGGGACGTTCGTCGCGGCGGCGGGGGACGCGGCGGAGCGCCAGGCCGCCGCCGCGGCCCAGGGGTACGCGGAGCGCGCCCGGCGTCTCGGCCTCGGCCACGAGCAGGCGCTGGCGGCGGTCGAGGACGCGCTGCGGGCGGCGTACGGGCGGTGA
- a CDS encoding DUF5925 domain-containing protein — translation MSANPEAALPIRLNVDDSDSPSDVVDALFLGRFATGEQPYSHSRSIDRVKTGATLLPPAARVLRAARDDDRSATLAEGDGWTLLVSRWTRGADVTVTATTSELAERVLKQATDGAQDEPQPQPENVTMGFWYVSPRRGPHRTTRQISAGTWDAVRPNYTAPVAEALDRLMKVTPDDIAGRLLLLHGPPGTGKTSALRTLARSWRDWCQVDCVLDPERLFNDVGYLMDIAIGEDDGSAKGRWRLLLLEDCDELIRGEAKHTAGQALSRLLNLTDGLLGQGRNVLVGVTTNEDLERLHPAVVRPGRCMARIEVGSLTRAEALGWLGTETPGREEAVGRDGATLAELYALRRGTGPASVPSQQDGSDAGLYL, via the coding sequence ATGTCCGCAAACCCTGAGGCCGCTCTGCCGATCCGGCTGAACGTCGACGACAGCGATTCCCCGTCGGACGTCGTCGACGCGCTGTTTCTCGGCCGTTTCGCGACGGGCGAGCAGCCGTACTCCCACAGCAGGTCGATCGACCGCGTCAAGACCGGCGCCACGCTCCTGCCGCCGGCCGCCAGAGTGCTGCGCGCCGCCCGTGACGACGACCGCAGCGCGACCCTGGCCGAGGGCGACGGCTGGACCCTGCTCGTGTCCCGCTGGACGCGCGGCGCGGACGTCACGGTGACGGCCACCACCTCCGAGCTGGCCGAAAGAGTCCTGAAGCAGGCTACGGACGGTGCCCAGGACGAGCCCCAACCGCAGCCCGAGAACGTCACGATGGGCTTCTGGTATGTCTCGCCGCGCCGGGGCCCGCACCGCACGACCCGCCAGATCTCCGCCGGTACGTGGGACGCGGTGCGGCCCAACTACACCGCTCCGGTGGCCGAGGCGCTGGACCGGCTGATGAAGGTGACCCCGGACGACATCGCGGGCCGGCTGCTCCTGCTGCACGGTCCGCCGGGTACGGGCAAGACGTCGGCGCTGCGCACGCTGGCGCGGTCGTGGCGGGACTGGTGCCAGGTCGACTGCGTACTCGACCCGGAGCGGCTCTTCAACGACGTCGGCTATCTGATGGACATCGCGATCGGCGAGGACGACGGCTCGGCGAAGGGCCGCTGGCGGCTGCTCCTGCTGGAGGACTGCGACGAGCTGATCAGGGGCGAGGCCAAACACACGGCGGGCCAGGCCCTTTCCCGCCTGCTGAACCTGACGGACGGTCTGCTCGGCCAGGGCCGCAATGTCCTGGTCGGTGTCACCACCAACGAGGACCTGGAGCGGCTGCACCCGGCGGTGGTGCGGCCGGGCCGCTGCATGGCGCGCATCGAGGTCGGCTCGCTGACGCGCGCGGAGGCGTTGGGCTGGCTGGGTACGGAGACCCCCGGCCGGGAGGAGGCCGTCGGCCGCGACGGCGCGACCCTGGCGGAGCTGTACGCGCTGCGCCGGGGCACCGGACCGGCGTCGGTCCCGTCCCAGCAGGACGGCTCGGACGCGGGGCTGTACCTGTAG